In Ananas comosus cultivar F153 linkage group 7, ASM154086v1, whole genome shotgun sequence, the sequence gataatatatacatattgcaAGTTCTTAAAAACAGTAGAAAAATCTGGATATGGAACCAAACAAACCTGAATCTCTGTGATGTCGCAGACGCAAATCTGCCCCTTGTAGAAGATTGTAATCTGCTtattctgctgctgctgctgcttctcttGGCACTTCTCTTTTATTTCAAAACATCTCGCATCCCTACAAGAACATCAATTATAGTATCATCATCAAAtaatctatatatctatataaaaaaattagaaagatgTAAACAACATGCATGACCTTAAAGAGATCAGAATCTATGAGAATATAATCAATCACATACACATACCTGCAAACTTTGGCAGAGTCGACGTCGCCGGATGGTCGATCGTCGCCGATACCAAGTCGGAGGCAGAGCTCCGGTTCGCCGATGaccatcttttttttaaaatttttgttattctttAATTCTCTCcttctattatatatactatgaaTCAATCTCTCGCttctttcttatatatatatatatgtatgatgttGTTCGAGAAAGCTTAGTGTTTAATATTTGGTATGCAGGAGATATATATTCATGcttttattagtatatatatatatacgcgcTTTGTTCCCAACCCCAAAGAGAGAAAACGCACGTGGAGCATGAATTCCACGTGCATGTATACCTATGACTTTAGACTAGTTGGCCAATAAGGATGCATTTATGGTGGGAGATGAGACACGTTTCTATTCTTTTTGgtactttttattattattttattattattattattattatttttacttttatttttgcaaatttgtgTTGTGTTGGAAATTTGGGTCAAATTTTCGTACTCACGTTTTCGTTTCTGGGGGGTCGGATATCGTGCGTACAACTAAACGGGTCGAGATTTTAATTTAGGCGCAACGAAATTCTAATAAGATTTTTAGAAAACGAAATGTTACTTACTTGTTGAACTTTTAATTAGGTGTAAATATAGTCGTACCATCTTTTGATTTCTttgtcttaaaaataaatatatatagtaacgCTCATgtgaaaaaattagtttttagtggaaaataatgtaaagaaaTAAATGTGAgacttatatttttttgtcacgTCGGCTCAATGATTCACTTAATTAATTCCTTTATGCATTCAATTGAAAAATTACTAAGAAACtactgaaataaaatattaaactattagtttctaataatttatgcttgtaaaattaaatagttatttCACATGGTAATCAGAAcagaaaattagaaattaagctaaataataattttgaaattaagtcAACAAAATCATTAatcttcttctatttttttgggATAAACTTCAATTACCATCCCtatgattttgcactttctcattttagtaaccctttggtttaaagtgtatcaagttagtatcatgtggttttatttttattttttcgtcagcttttccattaatatttcgttaaattatatacaaaaaaaactttagataccttACCTAGCTagatttatccaatattcactttaatactttttagttttaactttgttactgattgaataaaaaaaattaataaaatcgataataaaaaagaaaaaaataaaaccacatgacatgcactaaattgatacactttaaatcacatgatgctaaagtaagaaagtgtgaaaccacgggatgatattttaagttttttttttttttcttattccacGGAGGCTACATAATGGGAGAAATTAAAGGCACGTGCCCATTGACTCCTAATATTAATTCTTCGACAAGGAAAGGAGTAAGAAATTTGGCTTTTCTTATGCATAAAAAAagcacgttttttttttttaaaaaaaatcctcatAAATTCAAGCAGGTCGAATCTAACTTTGATTTCCAGTGAATTAATTGTACGTTCGTACTAGTAATCTAGCCACAAATATGGGACGGTTTAAAAgtcaaataattcaattttggagctcgtgcttcgcccctttttgatttttgttgcCTCAACAAACGAGGAACTTTTAGACCACCGTGACAGTTactgcaaaataaataaaaaacataattaaagTGGTTCAAATTGGAGTTTTACTTCAAAGTTGGTGGACCTAAATCACGTGCTTGGTAGGTTTGGGTTCCAGCGAGAATAATTCAAAGATCAAATGGGATTTGTGACACGTTGAGCCCCTAATACGTATGGTCGCTAAAGTGTGAAGTAATAATTGTCATTAATTTACGAATCAATATGTTATGCactgtaaaaaaatttaggaaaactttaaatattatctCTATAGTTTCGCAATTTTTCCTTCggtattctatggtttaaagtatattatttCGGTACCCCCGtgattttacttttctttttccatcAGCACCTCCAACTTTCCAGTAAATTATATACGAAAAACTTCGGATACAATATCTatatgatttatcgaatattcactctagtaccttgtggtttatcaaattttcattttaacatttgtgattttaattttgtcactgatttaatgaaaaaattaacgGATAAGAtaacggaaaaagaaaatgaaaccacatgatacttaagtgatacattttaaaccacggggtataaaagtaagaaagcacgaaaccataggagtggcatttgaaatttttttcaatagTTTTTGAAAACTAGTACAAATGCCTGCGTGCAGTGAGCTCTCCATAcagtataaattaaattctttaaaataattttatataacaaattttatttgattttaatcatgtaatttatatttaatactatatataaaagcacgtgtTTCTGATTTGGGTCTCGCAACCGACCCACTTTTTGGCCAAAATTTTTCAacatatggaaaaaaaaaaaatagatattgcAGAAGAAAATATATACGATAGAGTTCCGACCACGCATATAGGACATTTTTCAACCACTAAAGTTGGAACCACATTCAATTTGGACGTAATTCTAACAATTGCAATCGAATCTGCTCATACAGTTCTAACTGTAATAGTTGAATTTAGATACATTAAACTAATAAACTGAATTTAAATCTGCATAGAATTATAATTGCAatacagttgcaactacatgcaaccgaATTACCTTTATTAGTTACATTTATAATTTTGCAAATGGGCTGCGTGGGCGCGAAATCTGCATGAACTAATTTGTTGATGCGGTTTATATATTGGGCTCGGACTTCATAAATAGATGTAGATCTTTCGTGTTAGAAACTAATTTGTTGATAGTGCTGTTATTGGGCTTACTTACCAATTAATTGGGCCGGAACTAATCTGGGCCTCttatatctttctttcttttcttttttttttggtatgcacttaaaatttgactttaattttaatattgaaaagaaaacatGAGCTAAGTAAATTTGGAGTATTGTTCACAGATTTTAAGTAATGATTTGGTCACGAAAAATAGATTGCATatatttgattatttatttCTGCGGATTTCTAATATTGACTTCTCCTTAATAGTTGGTTGttcaacaaacaaaaaaaagaatatatatatattatattataatatatatatattagtatatatatatatatagattctaAAAAGTCCCCTTTTTTGCATTTTCACTTAACACTTGAGTCCTTAAAACTAATACATATATCACACTttcattttcaataattttaaaattattaaatattattgcaaatttagattaaagtaaaattcttttatttaatcGTAAAGGTCAGCTCtatcttcatatatatatatatatatatatatatatatatatatatatatatatatggtgtagAGATACTACACgatcggaagtatagagaatttgatattttcgattttttaatttctagatcAAGAATTGTATAGTTGGAATAATTGTGGTCCCCTAGAATTGAGTACTTCTAGGGTTAAGTGATTTTCACagagtaatagtattaattcaaaagttaaaaataattaaaaaaaagttgatctaaggccaaaaaaagaaaaaaaaaagaaaaaagagaaaaaaagagagacctTTTCGTAATAAGAGGATAGTATATAGGGACTATTGTTAGATTTGGTCCGAAGCGTGAAGGAGTGGACCGAGTGGCCCATCATCGTCGATGCGATCGAGGAGGAGTCGGGAAACGCGAGGGCACTCCGTCGTGTTCGTAATCGTACCCTCGCTTCGTTCTCTCCGCCCCTTCAAAACCTAACGCTCACCCAACTCCCCCTCTATAAGTAATATTCAattcccctctctccctctctcctccccccttccaaatccaaatccatcCCTTtgctctctctcgatctccatcTCCGTCTCCACCTCGATCGGCTTCGGCAATGGCGGCGTCTCTCCAAATGGCAGCGCTTCTTTCGGCTCCGTCCACTCCCATCAACCCCGACAAGCTCCGTTTTGGATCGATCCCCGTAGGTATTGTCCCGATGCTCGTTGCTCTCGGGATCTTCGTAGAATTTGGATCGTAGTGGGTAGAAATCGAGTGGCATCCCCTTTTTTTTGGGAGATCCGATCCCCTAGCTCTCACCATCCTATAAATTTCAATCTTTTCCTTATTCTAGTTTTTGGTTCTCTTTACAGGAAGGAAAGTGAGCAATTTGATCGTTAGATCGGATGGGAGGATGATGACCGGTGGGTTTTCCCCTTCAGCTCGCGGCGGAATCTTGATTCCGAGTGCGGTCGCAGTTAAGTATCCGATCCCGATTTGTATTGGATTAGTGAGCTTGAAAAAACCGGATTAGTCCTGTGAAACCTACTGGTTTAAGAATTTAGCGCTTAGAAAGCAAATTGCTGGCCTTGTATTTTGAAGGGGAGATGTATACGAAATTATATTTACTTGATGAATTTAAGGGAttgttttgtatgtttttattCATGTATAAATAGCGATTCGTGTACTAAATTTAGGATTTTGATGTGTTCATGTAGGCAAAGTCTGATGCTCCTGCAAGTTCTACATCCTCAAAACCTGGGTAAGCTTCTTGCTATGAATAATGGATTCTTCAAACTTCTTATGATGAACGAGCCTTCTTCTTGCTTCTCTAGATCAAGTCACTTTGAAGTACTAATTTCATGACTTGCAGACCAGGAATTGGACACTTAAGTGTTTAGTAATTAAGTGGTTAGAGCAGCAAACATCTTCGTATCGATCAAAATATCATCTTCGTATAGATCAAATTATCAATTTGACTCATAGGTGTCTGTGTGAGGAAAGCGAAGCAAGTGCCTTCCAGCTTGCATTTATAGCACTGAGAATAGTTAGTTGATTCCCAAAATTTAAACAGTAGGTAACATGCCTTTCCACTTTCATTCAGTTCATCCGATAATTGAGGCGCTTAAACCATCTTTGCCTTTTTAGgcattttatttctagatattGTTAACACTTAACATCAGAAAGAATATTAATTACATGTAGACGATTTAGTCATATAATAAAGTTACATCAACCAGGATATATTAAGAGGTTTAGTCACTGGTAAAACCGCTGTTTTTGAAGAAGAGAATAAGTGCTATATATTTCATAGACTATCACCTATGTTTGAAAAGGACCTTTTTGTGTTCAAGTTCATTCACCTTGGCCTATGCTTCTTAGTTTCATAAGCAAGGATGcaacaatttcttttctttttatggtGGGACTTGGCCTTTCCTAAGTTGAGTATGTTCTTTTACATGTTAACATCCAGTGGTAGCTTATGTCTATTTAGGACTTTCCAGTAGATTGCGCCTGGCTGAGTTGCTGTGctttcaaatttgatgaatttatgcgaAGATTTGTGCTGATGTTTGTTCACCTTTCGTCATTTTGCTGTTATTGTGATACTTTTGTGATTTATGATTATGATTTGTGACAGAGGTTATAGGCAATCTGCAATagatgttgattgctagaaaaATGCAGAATCAAATTAAGTAATATGAGACTTAAAATGCAAAATCTTTgcccaaaaaattaattagttgcgCCCCCTATGGCTTTTTGCATGATGATTTAGAATTAGGTTTTTAGTGCCTATGACTATCAATTACTCTCAAACATTGAGGAATCAGGGTTATTCTTTTCCGCATGTTAATTTGTCAATTATCTCCCCTGCGTTCACTTGGTCAAATTCCTCTTGCCATTCTGCTAATGTGGAATACAACAATATACAGCATATTATGTTTTGAACCTTGATATGCGTACCAGGAAGCTTTCTTGCATTAGAGCTGTGTGATGAGTTGTTTACTACTATAAAATCAGACCTTCCTCAACTGAGAAAATAAAAGCACTATCATAGGCAGAACGAAGATACATGCAGGCGTGCTAGACCTATTGCATGTGCAAAGCAGAATGTGCTTGCTTACAGTACACTTCTGCTAGAAGTTAATCTAAGTAGGCACTTCTTTCCACAACTCATCATTTTATGGGAGATTCTtgccttctttctttctttctttctttccattTGCTCTTGTGGTGGCAAATTTTACCTGCTGCTTTTGGTGGTAATTCTTAATCAAGGGGTTTACTATTCTTTCTTGCCGATATAATATCTTCTATTGCATCTGTCataatttaaatctttcaaCTCCGTTCTCATCTTTCAACATCTAGTCATGAGCTGTTATTATTCGAGGCTCTTCGTGAGGGTCTGGAAGAGGAGATGGACCGGGATCCGCGTGTCTGCGTCATGGGCGAGGATGTCGGCCATTATGGTGGGTCCTACAAGGTCACTAAAGGCTTGGCCACAAAGTATGGTGATCTTCGTGTCCTTGACACTCCCATTGCTGAGAACTCCTTTACTGGCATGGGGATTGGTGCTGCCATGACCGGACTAAGGCCCATCGTCGAGGGCATGAACATGGGCTTCCTTTTACTGGCTTTCAATCAGATATCCAACAACTGCGGCATGCTCCACTACACATCCGGGGGCCAGTTCAAGATACCAATAGTAATTCGTGGGCCGGGGGGTGTCGGCCGCCAGCTTGGGGCCGAGCACTCCCAGCGGCTTGAGTCATACTTCCAGTCGATCCCCGGCCTTCAAATGGTCGCATGCTCAACCCCTTACAATGCGAAGGGGCTGATGAAGGCCGCAATACGGAGCGAAAACCCTGTAGTTCTTTTTGAGCATGTTTTGTTATACAATCTCAAGGAGAGGATTCCCGATGAGGAATATATCTGCTGTTTGGAGGAAGCCGAGATGGTACGGCCCGGGGAACATGTAACCATCCTCACGTACTCACGCATGCGGTACCATGTGATGCAGGCGGCGAAGACACTGGTGAATAAGGGGTACGATCCCGAGGTGATTGATATTAGGTCATTGAAGCCCTTTGATTTATACACTATTGGGAATTCTATCAAGAAGACGCACCGCGTGCTGATAGTGGAAGAGTGCATGCGGACAGGCGGTATTGGTGCGAGTCTGAGGGCAGCAATTATTGACAACTTCTGGGACTATTTGGACGCTCCGATCATGTGCTTGTCGTCCCAGGATGTGCCGACACCGTACGCCGGGACGTTGGAGGAGTGGACGGTGGTGCAGCCGCCGCAGATTGTGGCCGCAGTTGAGCAGCTTTGCcagtagaaaaagaaaacaagaagatATTTCCGTAGCTCTGGCTTATTTTGTGTTGTTAAATCTTTGGGACAAGTCTTTCCTAATTGAAGGTTTTATTCATACGTAAGTATGGTGCGGCAAAGCAGGATATTCATTCTTGTTAGTATTGTACTCGTGTAcggttcttttatttttgtaatgttTGTTGTGCTCCAATAACCATTTAAGTCCGTAGtgctaaatttaatttttttggttgtaGTCGTTTCAATTATTAATATCTCAAATTTTTTACTTCGATGTGCGATATAATAATCTTGAAGATTTGCGAGTTTTGTGGCAGGGGACTAAACTTGCAAGATTAATGGCTCTTGTACTTCATATGGTTTACCCACACACAtaccaaatataaatataaaggaATTAATGATCCAACTTATAATTTCTGTGTATGATTAAACGGGGAGAATAAAAGGGAATTTTCTCATTcaccaaaatatatttacagtTGCTAGCAACTTTCCAGGTTTAttccattttattattatagctCTAGATAAGAAATCATTAACGCTAGTTCCAATTAAGTTTTTTAGTTGTGAAGTCCTCTTCTTAGCCCGTAAACTTTTGACAGCAACAAAGGTTTGGCCAGATTCCACTCTCATCATTCAATAACCCGAACATGTGACTCAAGTTAGGATCtatattaaaatactattaaaaattgAGCACAAAACAATCACGCTGTACTGCATAAAGAAAACTTTACCGCATAAAGAAAACTCGCTACATTTGCTTCTATATAGTTCATTCGACTTGTCGAAGACAactgttaaaattttacattagtTCAAGCTTAACACAACATCGAAAATATCAGCCTCGTAGTCAGAACAGAATAAGAGCAAAACCTACAATGCTGGTAATTAGAACTACCATCAACCAAACTTACTACATATATCTTGCTTAACACTTTCCGAAAGCCTACTGATACGGCGCGGCAAGAACCGAGAGATCACGCATACAGAACCTGCGTACTGGATGGAGTCAGATCCGCAAAGTCCTTCGGCACGTCAACTTCTTGCCACCGAATCGaaaagctcttcttcttcttagagCTGCAATCCGACGTCTCTACATGCCCGACCACGACGTGCAGTCCCCGCCCGACTACAAAGATCCGAGACCCAACACAGCTCACCGAGAATGGCTTTCGGATCCTCTCGGACATCGGCGACCCCGCGACGGTCTCCCATGAATCGGATTCGAAATCATACACCTTCACACGCATCCGCTCATACTCGGATATCACAAACAAATGCCCATCGACCACGGCACTCGACCCCGTCCACCCTTCACGCATTCCTATCGGCATACCCTCCCAACAGTTAGTTTTTGGATCGTAGACTTGCCCTCTCGGTGAAGACAAGAAGGGCCAGACGCAGCCTTCGGTTACATATAATCGTCCATTAAGTACAGCCGAGTCAGATGAGGCCATGATGGTGCCCATGTTTGCGATCGGTTGCCAATTACCCTTAACTGGGTCGAGAACCTCTGCCGAGTCGAGCTCAAACTGGTCGGTGCTGTACCCACCGGCGACATACACTCGGCCGTCAATGACACCGCGGGCAAAGAAGGACCGGGCGGCTAGCATCCGGCTCATGACGGTCCACCGGTTTTTATAGATCTCATACTTCAGGACCAAATGTAGAGGGCAGTCCATGTCCGAGACGAGCCCGCCGCAAACCAGCAAGGTGCCGTCCGGAGGAACTGCGATACATCCAAAGCCGCGAGGGCACGCACGTTCGCGGCACGGCATGGCCGGAATAGTGTGCCAGGAGAAGTGAATAAGATCGAGCACCTGCCATTGGATTTTCCCGGTGCATCTATGGAAGGCTAAAGTGAAGAGCCACGGGTCGCGGAAGCCGAGGGCTTTACGCTGAGCGAAGAACCGTTCTTTGTTGGCCAAGAGGCGATGCCACCGTCGGCAAACAAGGCGGCAGGCCTTGTGCGTGTCGACGGGGAGGCGGAGTAGACAATTCAGTGCGACATCATCAGGGAGGCCCGGGATGAGGGGGGTCAAATCGAGAGACGAGTCCGGTTCGTAAGAAGAAGATGCAGATGAGGGATAGGAAGGGGTGGCCGTGGCGAATCGGAATTTGGGAGTGAGCTTCATTTGAGAATCCCCAAGCTTGAGGACCGGGGACTGGTGGGACGAGACTCGAACACGTCGCATGTTTTTGGATCTAACAAATCCGGAGAACAAATAGAAGGACCCAAATCCAACAAAAATGCAATCCTTTGTTATCTACTCCTTTTGAGGACTGTTTCTAAGGGAAGGGGAAAAATCTCACCTTTGAACAAAAAGTCCAAATCTTTGTCAGAAACTAATCCAAAAGTGTGGATTTGGGAAACCCTTTTCCTGATCCCAAATCTCAATCCTTTGTGACCTACTCTTTGTGAGGATTTTGCTGTCAAGGGTGAACTAAAAGTTCATATCTTTGTGAGAAGCTAATCCTAAGGTGTCGATGTAAAAAGCACTTCTCCTCATCCCAAACACACACAACTCCTTGTTATCCTACTCTTTTTGAGAATAGTTGTTaagagatgaagaagaaaagTCTCAGCTTTGAGCCAAAAGGCGAAATCTTCGTGAGAAACTAATCCAAAGGTCTGATTTTGGAAAGCCCTAAATTCATCTCCCTATGTTACTTTTCCAGAGGAGGAGCTCAAAACCCAgcaaattttcctttttttcccccccacCTCCTCTATAAGCAATAAGCAGAGATCATTACAGAACATCTAACAGAAACAAATAAGCTTGTATTAACTTGCCAAAGCTCAAAAACAAGATTAGATTGGAAAGAACCCGCAAGTgcttttgaattcaaaaagCTAAGAGAGGAAAGAAATAAAGCTGCAACCATGAATCTTACAAGATTAGGGGAGCTCTGTGGAGGATTACAGAGGAATTGattctctcctctccttttccttctttttttttttttttttttttttagctcttTGATTTAGAATTAAGGAGGTGGTAGGATTTGATTCAGCTTCAAAACCAGCAAAAGAAGTGGTGAAAGggggaaaggaaaaggaaatttTCCTCGCTTTTGGTCCCACATTAGGAGCAAGtccctttcttttttgctttgaaTAATAGgagcaaaattaaaatgtcTAGATGGTACCTTATCTGTTCTAATATTGATAATTAGCCCCTGATGTTTCGATTTTTACAATTCAGTCCTTGTAAATGGTATTAACTATTAATGGGTAgaataaattagattttgtgAAAAGATAAAAGATCTAGCATATTTATTagtgtttattttttagaagcCGGTAGTCagctatccgctttatttattaaaaaaataaatttaatagagTTAATAGAGAAGACCAGGATTCAAAATAGgagggaaagagaaagaaagaatacaaaaaaaaaaaaaaaaaaaaaaaaaaaaaaaagcaaaagggTCGAGACATCACACTTAATTTATTAGACAACATGCTGAGCTCATTTTGCtataatatatctatttataCATACTAAGATTGACTACATTACTAATATTACCCTTCAATCTTTCaacttttacatatattatattttagttctGACCATCAACAAAATCTTGAATATTAttatagaataatatttttaatctttatttgcaaagtaatattataatttatctaaaataaattaaaaatcagTGAGTCATTATACAGTGTCAACCGTCAAGAGAAATAacatgattattttattttttttaccgtaaagtttaagtttaatttttctccAACTTTAATTTGAGAATTGGGGTAAAATCAAAACCAGAACGACTGATTAGTAACAAGGGCTTATCCATAAATCTTACcccttaattaaataataataataataataatattactattattattaatattaataataacaataatagtaATTGGAAATAAGGAAATGGGAAAGAACACTAGTAGGGCTATGTAAATGTTTCCAGTGGGACCCACAGTTGTTGTTTTTCCTCTGATTTTTCGTTGACTAATTAAAGAGtttttaagaataatttttattatttaataaaatacgCATATGTCGAGTgtggaattttaattttttaatttttattatttttttcaattattttgggGTGGTTGATGAGTGGTTGGCCCGTCGATAAAGGTGTTGTTGTGTGTAACCGTTACATGCCACGGTTGTGACACTGAATAGTTGGGCCCACGGTGCAATTCTACGTAACaagtttataaaaattttcacaCGCGGAATTAATTTCGTCGCTCATTAATATAGCATGATGAATTTCCGCCACTAAATtaacaaataattatattaattttcacAACTGTAACTATTTTTTACACTGAATTAAGTATTAGTTTTGTTAATAACAAATGATTGATAGCTTGAAAAAGCAATTAATTCGAACAACATCTCCAATTCTGAAGATAATTTaagtcaaaataaataaaagcttagaggttttacattaaaaaaaaaagaattaaagttcaggagcctatttcaaaattttctctaGTTAAAGGGGATCTCCATAAATTATTCACTTAAGTATCACCAATTGGGCTAAGGTGGAGCTCTAGCTCAAGTGGTCAAGCCTTTTATAAGCACTAAAATTGAACTAAATTTCTAGGCCTTTGTATCAAATGTTTGAGCCCATTTTCAAAATAAACCTGGTATTAATTGGATCTAATTAATGGACCTTCATATATACCAGCATTTAACTAGGGTTTGTTTCAttagcaaataaattaatattgtaggtgtcatgttatatatatatagaattgagctcatgtgcttttaaaagtactaagttattagtacttatagatttttggtcattggattaagacgtaaatttaacggtaaaaaatttacaagcaccaggccaccaagtgcttggtgcttttataagcaccatagccggactctctttatatatatatatatatatatatatatagttcagctatggtgcttgtaaaagtatcaagcacttcgtgcttgtaagttttttaccgttagatttattccacggatcattttcaaccattacattatactattcaaccaaccacctactcaaccctagagagtccacatcatcctaaccgcatatctcttaatccaatgactaaaaatttacaagcgcCAATgtcttgatacttttaaaagcataggagctcaattatttatatagttgTTGATTTAGTTGTAGATTTATAGCACNGGGGGGGGGGAAATAAATTTAGAACGGATATGAGATCCCATTCTGAGCTCAACTGCTACATGCCAGGAAAGGAAAGGGAAATTATTTGGCTTACGAAAATTaggattttattaaatttgtagTTGGTTTTCtagttgaataaaaattaatatttaaatttattgaaaataaattaagatttaaatattaattaaagtataaatctaattaaattagaatatatatttaaatttattagagataaactaaatatagatttaaatattatttggagtagaaattttaattatcttaGAATTTCGGTACATCTTGAGTCAAGCCTTATATATAGTTCCATATACGCAAATTGTTCAATGAACTTACATGATGTACGGATGAGAAAGAGTCTTTTATGGTGCTAATCGTACGGTGGAGAAGCCTAGGCCCAGCTGTGTGCATGTGAGAGAAAAAAGAGTTGTCTTTTAGCTTtatagaagagaaaaagagagttgTCTTTTAGCTTTATAAAAGTTTat encodes:
- the LOC109712705 gene encoding pyruvate dehydrogenase E1 component subunit beta-like — protein: MAASLQMAALLSAPSTPINPDKLRFGSIPVGRKVSNLIVRSDGRMMTGGFSPSARGGILIPSAVAAKSDAPASSTSSKPGHELLLFEALREGLEEEMDRDPRVCVMGEDVGHYGGSYKVTKGLATKYGDLRVLDTPIAENSFTGMGIGAAMTGLRPIVEGMNMGFLLLAFNQISNNCGMLHYTSGGQFKIPIVIRGPGGVGRQLGAEHSQRLESYFQSIPGLQMVACSTPYNAKGLMKAAIRSENPVVLFEHVLLYNLKERIPDEEYICCLEEAEMVRPGEHVTILTYSRMRYHVMQAAKTLVNKGYDPEVIDIRSLKPFDLYTIGNSIKKTHRVLIVEECMRTGGIGASLRAAIIDNFWDYLDAPIMCLSSQDVPTPYAGTLEEWTVVQPPQIVAAVEQLCQ
- the LOC109713011 gene encoding F-box/kelch-repeat protein At1g30090, which translates into the protein MRRVRVSSHQSPVLKLGDSQMKLTPKFRFATATPSYPSSASSSYEPDSSLDLTPLIPGLPDDVALNCLLRLPVDTHKACRLVCRRWHRLLANKERFFAQRKALGFRDPWLFTLAFHRCTGKIQWQVLDLIHFSWHTIPAMPCRERACPRGFGCIAVPPDGTLLVCGGLVSDMDCPLHLVLKYEIYKNRWTVMSRMLAARSFFARGVIDGRVYVAGGYSTDQFELDSAEVLDPVKGNWQPIANMGTIMASSDSAVLNGRLYVTEGCVWPFLSSPRGQVYDPKTNCWEGMPIGMREGWTGSSAVVDGHLFVISEYERMRVKVYDFESDSWETVAGSPMSERIRKPFSVSCVGSRIFVVGRGLHVVVGHVETSDCSSKKKKSFSIRWQEVDVPKDFADLTPSSTQVLYA